ACGTACATTTTCCACAAAGGCTCTGATGGGAATGGGTATCCAACGGGTGACCATAGAGAAAATCAGTCCTGGTTTGGGGATTAATCCCTGGGGTAGATTAGTCTGAGAAAAGAGGGGATGCCAAGACATGTCTGCCAAGTTAATCAACTTACCCCAGACTCTGTCGGCTGGCACATCGGAGGCCACCCTGTAGGTTTTATAGAGGGAAAAGTCACAGAAGAGTTTGCCACCTCGTGCTAGTATTTTAAAGGAAAAACTCAAAATCATGGCACCTACCTCTGGAGAAAAGAAAGCAAGTATAAACTCTTAGAAACCTATCCCCCTATGGCAACTAACTGTCATTGACTATAATTATAGTCTCAGTGATGAGCAGGGGTGAAATGACCTAAAGGGGATAGGGGTTAGGGACACTATGGTATATAGGC
The Geminocystis sp. M7585_C2015_104 genome window above contains:
- a CDS encoding SRPBCC family protein; the protein is MILSFSFKILARGGKLFCDFSLYKTYRVASDVPADRVWGKLINLADMSWHPLFSQTNLPQGLIPKPGLIFSMVTRWIPIPIRAFVENVRPRKFLSIRLLSIPGIEQRITYHIESTLRGSYIVYSITLRGWLSPLVWWLIKPHSAKVADELVNAARCN